From the genome of Methylocystis heyeri:
CGGTTCAAAATTCGCTCCTTCATCACCAATCTGGCCGACGACGCGAAGATCGCCTCTGCGAAGCCGACCCTCGTCAAGGGCATCGCTTTCGACGGGGGCTATGGAATAACCGACGTTCTTCTCTCGGCCGATGGCGGCCAGAGCTGGCGCGAAGCAAGGCTCGGCGAGGATCTCGGCCGCTATTCCTTTCGCGAGTGGCAGGCCGAACTCACCTTGCCGCGGGGAACCCACGAATTGATGGTGCGCGCGATCAACAGAATCGGGCAGACCCAGCCTGTCCAGCCTCTGTGGAACCCGCCCGGCTATCTTCGCAACGCGGTCGAGACCGTGCGCGTCCATGCGGCCTGAGCGAGGGATCGGCGCCATGAGAACTTCTCTGATTTTGCTCGCGATCGCCTTTGCGTCGATAAGCGGCGCGGGAGCGAAACCGCTCACCTACCAACTGCCGGAGGAAACCGCGACGCTGAGGCCGGCCCCGGACATGGAGACGGCGCAAAACAACTGCGCGGCCTGTCATTCCTTCGATTATATCGAGACCCAGCCGCCGAAGCGGGGCAGGGAGTTCTGGGAGGGCGAAGTCAACAAGATGATCCACTCCTACCACGCGCCCATAAGCGAAACCGACGCAAAGGCGATCGCAGACTATCTCTCGCGCGCCTACTGATCGCCAAATCGGACCCGAATATTCTTGTTTTTGCGCCGTCGGCGTCCTAGTTTCCGGTCGACCAACCGTGGTTGAGGCGCCCTGTATGGGCTTTGGAGGTTGAGGCATGGGTGGCCTGTCAATCTGGCACTGGATTATCGTAGGCGGCGTCGTGTTCGTGCTGTTTGGCGGGAAATTCAAGATTTCCGACGTCATGGGCGACGTCGCCAAGGGAATTAAGGCGTTCAAGAAGGGCATGGCCGAGGATGAGGCCGCGACGGATGAGGCGCATAAGCCCATCGAGCGCCTGACCGCCGATCATTCCTCGATCGAAAAGGCGAGCGACGCCAAGAAGGTCTAAGACACCCAAGCTCGAGCGGACGCCAACCTCGCGGGATTCGCAATGTTCGATTTCGACGCCGGGAAGCTCATCGTCATCGGCGTTGTCGCGCTGGTCGTGATTCCCACGAAGGATTTGCCGCGCGTGCTGCGCCAACTCGGCCAGCTCATCGGCAAGGCGCGCCGCATGGCCGCGGAATTCCAGGGACAATTCATGGAGGCGATTCGCGAGGCGGAGCTTCATGACCTGCGCAAGGATCTGAAGCAGGAGGTCGATTCGGCCATAGCCGGGGTAGGGCTGAGCGGCTCGTTCGATCCCATGACGGAAGCCCGCAAGCAGATCACGGATGCGATAGAGGCTCCGGTCGGCCCCGCGGCCGAGGCGCCTCCGGCGGAATCGCCGCTTCCTCCCGAGACCCCGCCGCAAAAAGAGCTGCCGGCATGACCGACGCCGACATCGAGGCTACAAAGGCTCCCCTCCTCGAGCATCTGGTGGAGCTGCGCGAGCGCCTGATCCGGGCGCTGCTGGCTTTCCTCGTGATGTTTCTCGTCTCCTTCTATTTCGCCAAGGACATCTACAACCTGCTGGTCGTGCCCTATACGCATGTCGCAGGCCCGGAAGCGAAGCTGATCTACACCGCGCCGCAGGAATATTTCTTCACCCAGATCAAGGTGGCTCTGTTCACTGCGGCTTTTTTCTCCTGTCCGGTGGTGTTCAGCCAGATATACGCCTTCGTGGCGCCCGGCCTCTATAAGCACGAGCGCGCCGTGTTCCGGCCCTATCTCTTTGCGACTCCGGTGTTTTTTCTGGCAGGCGCGCTGCTGGTCTATTTCGTGGTGACGCCCAATCTTCTGCGCTTCTTCATCGGCATGCAGCAGGCAAACGAACCGGGAAAGGCCCAGATCGAGCTGCTGCCGCGGGTCTCGGAATATCTCTCGCTGATCATGACGCTGGTTCTCGCCTTCGGCGCGGTGTTTCAGCTTCCGGTCGTGCTGACCCTGCTGGGGCAGGTCGGCATCGTCTCGTCGCAGTTCCTGGCCGAGAAGCGCAGATACGCCATCGTGCTCGTCTTCATCGTCGCCGCCGTCCTGACGCCGCCGGACGTCTTCAGCCAGCTCGCCCTGGCCTTGCCGGGAATGCTGCTCTACGAAGCCTCGATCCTGTCGATTCGCATGATCGAAAAGAAGCGCGCCGCCGCGGAGGCCGCCGCCGACGGCGTTTGAGCATAGGTCCGGCAATGGCGGGTAAGAACACGTCATTGCGAGCAAAGCGAAGCAATCCAGACTAAAACGCGGGGCGTGCCCGGTATTCATGTCCTTTAAATCACAGTAACTCGGGCTGATGCGGCGTCTGGACTGCTTCGCTTCGCTCGCAGTGACGGCGGCGTCCATCTTTACCAGCGTCTGTCGCTCCAAATAGTATTTGAATGCATGCGAGCCGAGGCTAAATCCATTGTGGGTCGCAAAAATTCACCGCTTTCGCGGCGGTTGCGGCGTCGCTCATTGTCGACACAAAAGAGACAGCGCGATTTCCTCTCGCGCGGAATCATGCGAGCGACTAGAAATCGCGTCGGAAACCTCGGCTCCGAACCAAACGCCTGAGCGACGAGGCGCTCGAAGCGCCCCCTGCAGTCTCTTAACGCCCGGACGATTTCATGTACGACATCAAATGGATTCGCGAAAACCCCGAGACCTTCGACAAGGCCCGCGCCCGGCGCGGGCTGGAGCCGCTCTCGGCCGGCCTGCTGGCGCTCGACGACGCGCGCCGCGCCGCGATCGCCCGGCTGCAGGCGGCGCAGGAGCGGCGCAACGCCGCCTCCAAGGAGATCGGCGCCGCGATGCAGGCCAAGGACGCGGCCAGGGCCGAGGCGCTCAAAGCCGAGGTCGCGGGGATCAAGGAGGATTGGCCGCAGCTGGAGGCCGCCGAGCGCGAGGCCGTCGGCGCGCTGGACAAGGCCCTGTCGGAAATCCCCAATGCGCCGCTGGAAAGCGTGCCCGAGGGCAAGGACGAGAACGAAAACGTCGAGGTTTTGCGCTGGGGCGAGCCGCGCCAGTTCGACTTTACGCCCAAGGAGCATTTCGAGCTCGGCGAGGGCCTGGGGCTGATGGATTTCGAGGGCGCGGCCAAGCTGTCGGGCGCGCGTTTCGTCGTGAACAAGGGCAAGCTCGCACGGCTCGAGCGCGCGCTGGCGCAGTTCATGCTCAATCTGCACACCGACGAGCATGGCTATCAGGAGGTCAATCCGCCGCTGCTGGTGCGCGACGCCGCCATGTTCGGCACGGCGCAACTGCCGAAGTTTCGCGAGGATCAGTTCTCGGTTACGGCCGGGCGGGGCGACGCCGCCCAGGAGCAGGCTCCCTTTTGGCTCATCCCCACGGCCGAGGTTCCGCTGACCAATCTCGCCGGCGGGCAGATCATCGACGAAGCCCTGCTTCCCCTGCGCATGACCGCCGGCACCTATTGCTTCCGCGCCGAGGCGGGAGCGGCGGGGCGCGACACCCGCGGCATGATCCGCCAGCATCAGTTCTTCAAGGTCGAACTGGTTTCGGTCACGACTGCCGAGCAATCGCTCGAAGAGCATGAGCGCATGACCCAATGCGCCGAAAAAGTGCTGCAGCTGCTGGAGCTTCCCTACCGCAAGGTGGTTCTGTGCACCGGCGACATGGGCTTCGCCTCGCAAAAGACCTACGATCTCGAAGTATGGCTGCCGGGGCAGGGGAAATATCGCGAAATCTCGTCCTGTTCGGTATGCGGCGATTTCCAGGCCCGCCGCATGAACGCGCGTTATCGCCCCAAGGACGGGGCGCCGCGCTTCGTGCATACGCTCAACGGCTCGGGGGTGGCGGTCGGCCGGGCGTTGATTGCGGTCATCGAGAATTACCAGCAGGCCGACGGCTCGATCGAAGTGCCGAAGGTTCTGCGGCCCTTTATGGGCGGGACCGATATCATCACGCGGGAATAGGGAAGGCGAACGACCGATCATGCGAATTCTCGTCACCAACGACGACGGAATCCACGCCCCCGGCCTCGCCATTCTGGAGAGGATCGCTCGCGAGATTTCCGACGATGTTTTCGTCATCGCGCCGGAAACCGAACAGTCCGGCGTCGCCCATTCGTTGTCTCTCAACGATCCCCTGCGCCTGCGGCAGATTTCGGAGCGCCGCTACGCGCTCAAGGGCACGCCGACCGATTGCGTGATCATGGGCGTGCGCAAGCTGATGGATCGTCCGCCGGATCTTTTGCTCTCCGGGGTCAATTGCGGCCAGAACGTCGCCGAGGACGTGACCTATTCCGGCACCATAGCCGCGGCGATGGAGGGAACCATCCTCGGCATTCCCTCGATCGCGTTGTCCCAGGTCTATGACTTCTTCTCCGGGCGCCAGACCATCCACTGGAGCTGCGCCGAGACGCATGGCGCCGGGGTGCTGCGCAAGCTGATCGCGGCTGGAATCCCGCCCAATGTGCTGATGAACGTCAATTTTCCCGCCTGCCTGCCGCATGAGGTCAAGGGCGTCGCCGTCACCATGCAGGGCCAGCGCAGCAATGATTTGATGAAAATCGAGGACCGCAGGGACGGACGCGGCAATCCCTATCATTGGATCTCGTTCCAGCGCAGCAATTTCACGCCCGGCCCGGGCACGGACATCGAGGCGTTGGACCAGCATAAGATCACGGTTACGCCGCTGAAGCTCGATTTCACCGACCATCCCACCGTGACGGCGCTCGCGAGGCTGTTCGAGGCCGAGTCATGAGCGGAGCCTTCGAGGCGGAGGCTCTGCCGATCGAGACCCGGGCGGCGCTCGCCTTGCAGTTGCGACGGGCCGGGGTCCGCAATGTGGCGGTGATGCGGGCGATCGAGCGAGCGCCGCGGGAATTGTTTTCGCCCCATCGATTCCGCGATCTCTCCAATCGCAACCTCGCCCTGCCGATAGAATGCGGGCAGACCATGCCCTCGTCGGCGGAACTGGGGCGCTGGCTCGAGGCGCTCGGCGTCGAGCCGTCGCATCGGGTGCTGGAGGTGGGCTCTGGCTCGGGATATGGAGCCGCGGTGCTGGCGCAACTCGGTCGCGAAATTCTTTCCCTGGAGAGATACGAAACGCTCGCAATCGAGGCGCAGAGCCGGCTGACCTCGCTCGCGATCTCCAACGCCCAGGTGGTTTTCGCCGACGGCCTGGCGAGGGAACCGGCGCTCGGGCTGTTCGACCGCATTATCCTGCATATGTGTTTCGAGGAGACGCCTGCGACGGCGCTGGAGCGCCTCGCGCCGGGGGGCGTGATGGTGTTCGGAAAGTTTCTGCCCAGGGCGGCGAGCGGGCGGAGGCGCGCCCGGCTGGTCCGGCTGGAGCGCGCGGGCTCCGGATTCAATGAAATCGACCGGGGCGAATGCCGCCATGCAGCCGCCCTTAGCGGACGCGCGCTCGCCCTGTAAAGCCGCGACCTCGCGTTAAGCTTACAAATTTAACGCGGCCGTTGAACTTGCGTTCATCTTAAACGCTCCCTTAACCGACCTCAGCCTATAAAAGTATCGTTGGTTGAGTTCGAGTGGGTCGCGTCATGGCAATAATGCGTCGAGTTTTTCTCCCCAGGGCCGCCATGCGGCTCATGCTGGCCGCCGGGACCGCCGCGCTGATGGCGGGATGTTCGGACGCAAGCCGGTTCTCGGCCGATCCTTTCTCGGATCCTTTCGACCGTAGCCCGACGCATTCCACGTCGCGGCCGCCGCGTTCGATCGACCGGGCGCCGACCGGTGCGATTTCGGGCGGGTCCAATTCATCCCCGATCCAGGCGAGGCCGCTGGCTCCTCCGGCGAAATCCGCGCCGGCCCAGAGCGCCGCGCCGCAGCCCCAGGCTTCGGGTTCCGGGGGCGTCTATAATCACTGGAGCGCCGAGGGCGGCACGCCGATCACGGTCGCGGACGGCGACACCGCCGGGGTTCTCGCCAACCGCTACGGCGTTCCGACTGACGCGCTGCTTCGGGTCAACGGATATTCGAGCGCACAGCAGGTTCAGCCCGGCTCTCGTCTCGTGATTCCGGTCTATCGCGCCACCGCCGTCGCGCCGAAACCCGCCGCTCCGGCGCATGTCGCCAAGGAGGAGGCTGAGGAAAGGCCCGCTCGCAAGGCGGAGGTCAAGCCCGCCCCTGCGCCCAAGCCCGCGAAACCCGAAAAGGCTGCGAAGTCCGAGGATGACGACGACGCGCCGGCCGCGAAGAAGGCCGCCGGCAAGCGCGCCGAGCAGCCGGCGACGCGGCCCGCCCATCTTTCGAAGGCGGACACGCAGGAAGAGGAAGAAAAGCCTGCGGCCAAGGCGAAGCCGGCCAAGCCTCATGTCGCCGCCAAGGCGGACGACGAAGAGGAGGAAAAGCCTGCGGCCAAGGCGAAACCCGCCAAGCCTCATGTCGCCGCCAAGGCGGACGACGAGGAGGAGGAAAAGCCTGCGGCCAAGGCGAAACCCGCCAAGCCTCACGTCGCCGCCAAGGCGGACGACGAGGAGGAGGAAAAGCCCGCCGCCAAGGCGAAGCCGGCCAAGCCTCACGTCGCCGCCAAGGCGGATGACGAGGAGGAGGAAAAGCCAGCGGTCAAGGCGAAGCCCGCCAAGCCTCATGTCGCCGCCAAGGCGGAAGACGAGGAGGAGGACAAGCCTGCAGCCAAGGCGAAAACCGCCAAGGCTCGCGTCGCCGCCAAGGTGGATGTCGAGGAGGCGGAAAAGCCCGCCCCCAAGGCGAAGCCGGCTCGCGTGGCCAAAGCCGAGCCCGCGTCGGCGCCTGCGCCGGTCGAAACTCCGGCCCCCAAGGTTCAGGAGAAGCACGAGCCGGTCCGCACCGCTTCGGTGGTCGAGCCCGCAAAGGTCGACAAGACCACCACGACTTCCGCGGTTGCGCCCGCCGAAGAGGACAAGCCTTCCGACGCCGCGCATCCCGAATTCCGCTGGCCGGCGCGGGGCCGGATCATTCAGGGCTTCGCCAGCGGCGGCAATGACGGCATCAACATTGCGGTTCCGGAAGGCACCGCGGTGAAGGCGGCCGAAGGCGGCACCGTGGTCTATGCCGGCAGCGAGCTGAAGGGGTACGGCAATCTCGTGCTGATCCGCCATCCCAACGGCTTCGTCTCGGCCTACGCTCATAATGGCGAGGTTTCGGTCAAGCGCGGCGATCACGTCGCTCGGGGCCAGTCGATCGCGAAGTCCGGCCAGTCCGGAAACGTCGCCTCGCCGCAGCTCCACTTCGAGCTGCGCAAGGGGGCCACTCCGGTCGATCCCACCAATTATCTCGCCGGGCTGTAAGCGCCCGGCGATCCAGGCATACTCCGGCGTTCGCGAGACACCAGCGCCGGAGAATGGGGCGGCGGGTCCAAAGAAAGGCCCGCCGCCCGTTTTCTTTCCTTCGTCTTTTTTATATGGTCGGCGCGGAAATTCTGGCTTTCAAAGGAATACGCGTCCGTGAGATTCGCCTTCGCCCTTGGTTTCGCTCTTCTTTCGGTCTCTCCCGCTTTCGCGGTCGACCCGACCGGAATCCCGCAGTGCGACGCGCTGCTGAAGAAATACGAGGCCTGTTCGTCCCAGCTTTCGCCCAAGCAGGTGCACGCCGCTCAGAAGGAGCTGCTCGAAGGCTCCGCGGGCATTCGGGCCAACGCCGGCAATGCAGCCCTGCGTCCGGACCTCGAACGCTTCTGCAACGACACTTTCGAGCGCATGAAGAAGGAAAGCGACATCAAGGACTGCATGGCGTCGAACTGAGCCGACGCCCCGAGGGCGCCGCCGCCATATCAAAACCTCGTCGTAAGCTCCGTGAGCCACTGCGGCGAGGCCTCGACCAAAGCCGTCTCGAGCTTTTTGTCGAGATCGCTGACGACGAGGACGCCGAGCAGAACCAGCATGGCGCCGAGGGCGGCCTTGCCGCGCGCTCCCGCTCCCATGAGGCTGGCGCGCCAACGCATCATGACCTTGCGCGACAGCAGTCCCAGCAAGAGCAGGGGCAGGGCGGCGCCGATGCCGAATGCGGCCATGGTCGCGGCGACCTCGCGAAGATTCTCGCCGCGCGCCGCGAGCACCGAGGCGGCGCCGAGGGTGGGCCCGACGCAGGGGCTCCAGACCGCGCCGAGGACAAGGCCGAGGCTGAACTGCCCCAGCCCGCCGCTGTTTTCTTCACGCGAACCGCTAGCCACTTCGCTCGAAAACGCTCCAGTGGGGGCGCCGCGAAACAAGGCGTCGATGCGATCGCTCAAGGGACCGGCCGCCGCGCTGACCTTCGCCTGCAAGGGCGGGAAGACCAGAACCAGTCCCGCCAGGATCATCAGAGCCGCGGCGGCGGAGCGAAAAACCGCGCCGTCGAAACCGATGGCGAAGCCGATCGTCGCCACGAACAGGCCGATGGCCACGAAAGACAAAGCGACGCCCATGGCGAGCAAAGCCGGACCGTAGCGGTGGCGGGAGGCCGCCGCTCCGAGGGTGAGCGGCAGCAGCGGCAGCACGCAGGGCGAGAGCACCGAAAGAGTTCCGGCGATCAGCGCCAGTCCCGGAGCGGCGAGGCTCATGTCTGTCTCCCTGGGTGTGTCTCAAAGCGCCTTTTCGGCCAGGGCTTCGACCGACTTCGCGTCGGTGTCGCCCACCGATCGGCCGGTTTCCGTCGCGCCCTTGAAGACGATGAGCGTGCTCTGGGTCGTGGCTTTGAAGGAGCGCACCGCGTCCTTCTGGCTGTCGAAATCCACCTCGAAAACCTTGAGCTTGCTGAATTTGGGGTCTTTTTCCAGTTTCTGCAGGATCGGCTGCTGCGCCCTGCAGGTGGGGCACCAGGGAGCGTTGACATGGACGAGGATGGAATCGCCCGCGGCCTGCGCCGCGGCGAAGCTCTTTGCGGTAAAGGCGGTCTTGTCGGCGGCGAGGGCGCCGAAGCCGACGAACGAAAAGGCGGCAGCGAAAAGCAGTATGCGGCGGTCGAGCATTTGTTCAAATCTCCAATCGAGAGGGCTCTGCTTGCGCGCTCCGCCTCGGCGGGCGAGCAAAATAGAGAAGCACGACGTTTCATTCGTCGCGGGCGCCGACTACGTTACATGCCGGCGAACAGGGATCCGGAAAATCTTTGATGAATGACGTCTACGGACTGATTCTCGCGGGCGGGCTTGCGCGGCGGCTCGGCGGCGTCGACAAGGGACTGATCGAGGTTGCCGGCGAGCCCATCCTCGCCCGACCGCTCCGGCGGCTGGCCCCCCAATGCGCCGGCGTGGCGTTGAACGCCAACGGCGATCCGGCCCGCTTTTCGAGCTTTTCGATCCCGGTCGTTCCCGACGACATTCCCGGCTTCGCCGGGCCGCTCGCCGGCGTGCTGGCGGGGTTAGATCATGTCGCCGCCGCGGCTCCGCATATATCTTTCATGGTCAGCGTTCCGGCGGATACGCCCTTCATTCCGCTCGATCTCGTCGCCTGCCTGCGCGGCGCCGTGACCGAGGGCGCCAGAATCGCGGTCGCCGGCTCGGGCGGTCGCGACCATCACGCCGTGGCGCTATGGCCCGTGGCGGCGCGAGAGGAATTGCGCCGGGCGCTGGTGGACGAAGACCTCCGCAAAGTCTCGGGCTTCATCGGACGCTATCCCAACGCGGTCGTCGAATGGCCGACGGAGCCCTACGACCCGTTTTTCAACGTCAATCGCCCTGAGGACGTGGCCGAGGCGGAGAAGATCGCTTCCCTATGATTGCGGCGCGCCTGACCAGGGCTGTGCAAAGCAACGGTTCATTAACCAGAGTTTGTTGCGCTGTGCGACGTCGCGGCCTCTGGGGCCGCGCTTCAGTCAGAGCTATGATAGTTTCCGCGATTCCAGGCACAATAAGTGAGGGACAGGAAATGAAGGAGTCTTCTCTGTTCGAACGCGCCGCCGTTCTCTGGATTATCGAGATGATTGCTCCCGCCGCCGCTTACAGTCATCATCAAGCCTGGAGCCATCGCCAGTACAGTTGGGGCCATCGTCCTAACCAAGGTTGGGGCCCCCGTCATGGATCGGGTCACCATCATAATAGCTGGGGCCTTCATCACCATCACAAGCGGCACTCTTGACGCCTGGGTAGGGTGAGCGGCGGCGATGGGACGCCCCCTTTATCGATGAGGTGGACGGCCCTTGCTCCTGTTGCGGCTGCCAGAATCGCCGCTGACACGGACCTTGAGCGCGGGCGGAGTGACCGTGGGGGCGGCTGCAAGTCACCCCACCCCGCCGCTCCGAGGCGACCCTTCCCGTCGAGGGGAGGGAAAGCGCCCTTCGCCCGATTTGCCTGTGTCTCAGACGAAAATCAGCCCCCTCAGCCTGAGGAGCCCGCGCAGCGGGCGTCTCGAAGGTGGTCGCCGTCCCTCAAGCATGAGGGCGTCGAATTGGCCTCGACGTGCAATCAACGCCCTATCACACATAACCCGGATTGACCGGCTCCCTAGGCTCCAGCCAGGGCGGCGTCGGCAGTTTCTGCTCGCGCAGGAAGGCCGGGTTGAACAGCTTGGAGGCGTAGCGTCCGCCGCCGTCGCACAGGATCGTCACGATGGTGTGGCCGGGGCCGAGCTCGCGGGCGAGGCGGATGGCGCCGGCGACATTGACGCCGGACGACCCGCCGAGGAGCAGGCCCTCGTTCTGGGCGAGGTCGAAAAGGATCGGCAGCGCTTCTTCGTCGGGAATCTGACAGGGGAAATCCACCGGGGCGCCGACGAGGTTGTCGGTCACGCGGCCCTGGCCGATGCCTTCGGTTATGGAGCTGCCGGAGGATTTCAGCTCGCCATGGGCGTACCAGGAGTAAAGCGCGGCGCCCATGGGGTCGGCGAGGCCGATCGCGACGCCCGGTTTGCGCTCTTTCAGCGCCAGACCCACGCCGGCGAGGGTGCCGCCGGTGCCGCAGGCGCAGATGAAACCGTCGATTTCCCCATTCAGCTCGTCATAGATCTCCGGCCCGGTGGTTTCGATATGGGCCTGCCGGTTGGCGAGATTGTCGAATTGATTGGCCCAGATGGCCCCCTGCGGATGCTCCTTGGCCAGCCTTTCGGCGAGGCGGCCGGAAAGCTTCACGTAATTATTGGGATTGGCGTAGGGCACGGCCGGCACCTCGAGCAGCTGGGCGCCCTGCAGCCGCAAAGTGTCTTTCTTTTCCTTCGCCTGGGTCTCCGGAATCACGATGACCGTCGAATAGCCGAGGGCGTTGGCGACGAGAGCGAGCCCGATGCCGGTGTTGCCGGCAGTTCCTTCCACGATCAGGCCGCCGGGCTTCAGCGTTCCGCGCCGGACGGCGTCCTTCACGATGAACAGGGCCGCCCGATCCTTCACCGAGCCGCCGGGATTCATGAATTC
Proteins encoded in this window:
- a CDS encoding cytochrome c, whose protein sequence is MRTSLILLAIAFASISGAGAKPLTYQLPEETATLRPAPDMETAQNNCAACHSFDYIETQPPKRGREFWEGEVNKMIHSYHAPISETDAKAIADYLSRAY
- a CDS encoding twin-arginine translocase TatA/TatE family subunit, with translation MGGLSIWHWIIVGGVVFVLFGGKFKISDVMGDVAKGIKAFKKGMAEDEAATDEAHKPIERLTADHSSIEKASDAKKV
- a CDS encoding Sec-independent protein translocase subunit TatA/TatB, translated to MFDFDAGKLIVIGVVALVVIPTKDLPRVLRQLGQLIGKARRMAAEFQGQFMEAIREAELHDLRKDLKQEVDSAIAGVGLSGSFDPMTEARKQITDAIEAPVGPAAEAPPAESPLPPETPPQKELPA
- the tatC gene encoding twin-arginine translocase subunit TatC; its protein translation is MTDADIEATKAPLLEHLVELRERLIRALLAFLVMFLVSFYFAKDIYNLLVVPYTHVAGPEAKLIYTAPQEYFFTQIKVALFTAAFFSCPVVFSQIYAFVAPGLYKHERAVFRPYLFATPVFFLAGALLVYFVVTPNLLRFFIGMQQANEPGKAQIELLPRVSEYLSLIMTLVLAFGAVFQLPVVLTLLGQVGIVSSQFLAEKRRYAIVLVFIVAAVLTPPDVFSQLALALPGMLLYEASILSIRMIEKKRAAAEAAADGV
- the serS gene encoding serine--tRNA ligase, coding for MYDIKWIRENPETFDKARARRGLEPLSAGLLALDDARRAAIARLQAAQERRNAASKEIGAAMQAKDAARAEALKAEVAGIKEDWPQLEAAEREAVGALDKALSEIPNAPLESVPEGKDENENVEVLRWGEPRQFDFTPKEHFELGEGLGLMDFEGAAKLSGARFVVNKGKLARLERALAQFMLNLHTDEHGYQEVNPPLLVRDAAMFGTAQLPKFREDQFSVTAGRGDAAQEQAPFWLIPTAEVPLTNLAGGQIIDEALLPLRMTAGTYCFRAEAGAAGRDTRGMIRQHQFFKVELVSVTTAEQSLEEHERMTQCAEKVLQLLELPYRKVVLCTGDMGFASQKTYDLEVWLPGQGKYREISSCSVCGDFQARRMNARYRPKDGAPRFVHTLNGSGVAVGRALIAVIENYQQADGSIEVPKVLRPFMGGTDIITRE
- the surE gene encoding 5'/3'-nucleotidase SurE, with protein sequence MRILVTNDDGIHAPGLAILERIAREISDDVFVIAPETEQSGVAHSLSLNDPLRLRQISERRYALKGTPTDCVIMGVRKLMDRPPDLLLSGVNCGQNVAEDVTYSGTIAAAMEGTILGIPSIALSQVYDFFSGRQTIHWSCAETHGAGVLRKLIAAGIPPNVLMNVNFPACLPHEVKGVAVTMQGQRSNDLMKIEDRRDGRGNPYHWISFQRSNFTPGPGTDIEALDQHKITVTPLKLDFTDHPTVTALARLFEAES
- a CDS encoding protein-L-isoaspartate(D-aspartate) O-methyltransferase; the protein is MSGAFEAEALPIETRAALALQLRRAGVRNVAVMRAIERAPRELFSPHRFRDLSNRNLALPIECGQTMPSSAELGRWLEALGVEPSHRVLEVGSGSGYGAAVLAQLGREILSLERYETLAIEAQSRLTSLAISNAQVVFADGLAREPALGLFDRIILHMCFEETPATALERLAPGGVMVFGKFLPRAASGRRRARLVRLERAGSGFNEIDRGECRHAAALSGRALAL
- a CDS encoding peptidoglycan DD-metalloendopeptidase family protein, producing MRRVFLPRAAMRLMLAAGTAALMAGCSDASRFSADPFSDPFDRSPTHSTSRPPRSIDRAPTGAISGGSNSSPIQARPLAPPAKSAPAQSAAPQPQASGSGGVYNHWSAEGGTPITVADGDTAGVLANRYGVPTDALLRVNGYSSAQQVQPGSRLVIPVYRATAVAPKPAAPAHVAKEEAEERPARKAEVKPAPAPKPAKPEKAAKSEDDDDAPAAKKAAGKRAEQPATRPAHLSKADTQEEEEKPAAKAKPAKPHVAAKADDEEEEKPAAKAKPAKPHVAAKADDEEEEKPAAKAKPAKPHVAAKADDEEEEKPAAKAKPAKPHVAAKADDEEEEKPAVKAKPAKPHVAAKAEDEEEDKPAAKAKTAKARVAAKVDVEEAEKPAPKAKPARVAKAEPASAPAPVETPAPKVQEKHEPVRTASVVEPAKVDKTTTTSAVAPAEEDKPSDAAHPEFRWPARGRIIQGFASGGNDGINIAVPEGTAVKAAEGGTVVYAGSELKGYGNLVLIRHPNGFVSAYAHNGEVSVKRGDHVARGQSIAKSGQSGNVASPQLHFELRKGATPVDPTNYLAGL
- a CDS encoding cytochrome c biogenesis CcdA family protein, coding for MSLAAPGLALIAGTLSVLSPCVLPLLPLTLGAAASRHRYGPALLAMGVALSFVAIGLFVATIGFAIGFDGAVFRSAAAALMILAGLVLVFPPLQAKVSAAAGPLSDRIDALFRGAPTGAFSSEVASGSREENSGGLGQFSLGLVLGAVWSPCVGPTLGAASVLAARGENLREVAATMAAFGIGAALPLLLLGLLSRKVMMRWRASLMGAGARGKAALGAMLVLLGVLVVSDLDKKLETALVEASPQWLTELTTRF
- a CDS encoding thioredoxin family protein, yielding MLDRRILLFAAAFSFVGFGALAADKTAFTAKSFAAAQAAGDSILVHVNAPWCPTCRAQQPILQKLEKDPKFSKLKVFEVDFDSQKDAVRSFKATTQSTLIVFKGATETGRSVGDTDAKSVEALAEKAL
- the mobA gene encoding molybdenum cofactor guanylyltransferase MobA, whose protein sequence is MNDVYGLILAGGLARRLGGVDKGLIEVAGEPILARPLRRLAPQCAGVALNANGDPARFSSFSIPVVPDDIPGFAGPLAGVLAGLDHVAAAAPHISFMVSVPADTPFIPLDLVACLRGAVTEGARIAVAGSGGRDHHAVALWPVAAREELRRALVDEDLRKVSGFIGRYPNAVVEWPTEPYDPFFNVNRPEDVAEAEKIASL
- a CDS encoding cysteine synthase A; amino-acid sequence: MTIAANVIEAIGRTPLIELRAASKATGCRILGKAEFMNPGGSVKDRAALFIVKDAVRRGTLKPGGLIVEGTAGNTGIGLALVANALGYSTVIVIPETQAKEKKDTLRLQGAQLLEVPAVPYANPNNYVKLSGRLAERLAKEHPQGAIWANQFDNLANRQAHIETTGPEIYDELNGEIDGFICACGTGGTLAGVGLALKERKPGVAIGLADPMGAALYSWYAHGELKSSGSSITEGIGQGRVTDNLVGAPVDFPCQIPDEEALPILFDLAQNEGLLLGGSSGVNVAGAIRLARELGPGHTIVTILCDGGGRYASKLFNPAFLREQKLPTPPWLEPREPVNPGYV